From the genome of Aerosakkonema funiforme FACHB-1375, one region includes:
- a CDS encoding SH3 domain-containing protein, producing the protein MLTTIAIVSLSAIGFKTISAALASPEKTSATAIQNSDEYIVTKTCNEFWVLTKYGDRLNMRNEPEGRAIASIDFASIVSVQRYSDDGEWALVSVESKQKNGLKGWVSTEYLTCYE; encoded by the coding sequence TTGTTAACAACGATCGCAATTGTTTCCCTTTCTGCGATTGGTTTTAAAACTATCTCGGCAGCTTTGGCGTCGCCGGAAAAAACAAGCGCAACGGCAATTCAAAACAGCGATGAATATATAGTTACTAAGACTTGTAATGAGTTTTGGGTGTTAACTAAATATGGCGATCGACTGAATATGAGAAATGAGCCTGAAGGTAGAGCGATCGCTAGCATAGATTTTGCATCAATAGTTTCGGTTCAGCGTTATTCTGATGATGGAGAATGGGCTTTAGTTAGTGTTGAAAGTAAACAAAAAAATGGTCTGAAAGGTTGGGTATCGACAGAATATCTGACTTGCTATGAGTAA
- a CDS encoding serine/threonine-protein kinase, producing MAYCLNPDCQKPTSNPQGTKFCQNCGSKLLLSDRYRAIKLIGEGGFGRTFLAVDEYKPSKPRCVIKQFFYQGAGAEIAVELFEQEAVRLDDLGKHPQIPELFAHFEVDKRQYLVQEFIDGQNLAQALETEGAFSETQIRDLLNNLLPVLDFIHSHNIIHRDIKPENIIRRSPQGGSPPGGTKTDELVLVDFGAAKFVSAAAFPRTGTKIGTAEYSAPEQMMGRAEFGSDLYSLGVTCIHLLTQMHPFDLFSISEDAWVWRDYLHSPLQDRNLGKVLDKMLERATSRRYRSAQEILEELNPQPTAIKNWSNSIPLGNLYGNVNTPSPIPNQQLPIANSRSPITYIQSSTLVKNWRCDRTLIGHSNWVWSVAFSPDSKTLASGSRDKTIKLWDLQTGKQIRTLWGHSNWVWSVAFSPDGKTLVSGSGDKTLKVWQIPSGKIIRTLEGHSGPIYAIAFSPDGRTIASGSGDKTLKIWDCGSSEAIHTLTRHLFWVRCIAISPDGQTLASGGLDNNIHLWQINSGRWSRTFAGHSNWVRFIAFSPDGQFLASASYDKTIKVWDLYSGKEIYTLSEHTDLVGCVAISPDGQILASSSRDKTIKLWQLSTGREISNITERSDAVSYITFSPDGQTLAAANFDGTINIWRCD from the coding sequence ATGGCCTACTGCCTAAATCCCGATTGCCAGAAACCAACCAGCAACCCACAGGGGACAAAATTTTGTCAAAATTGCGGTTCCAAATTGCTGTTGAGCGATCGCTACCGTGCCATCAAGCTCATCGGCGAAGGTGGATTTGGCAGAACCTTCTTAGCTGTGGATGAGTATAAACCATCCAAACCGCGCTGTGTAATCAAGCAATTTTTCTACCAAGGTGCTGGAGCCGAGATAGCTGTAGAACTATTTGAACAAGAAGCCGTGCGGCTGGACGATTTGGGCAAACATCCTCAAATTCCCGAACTTTTCGCCCACTTTGAAGTAGATAAGCGCCAATATTTAGTCCAAGAGTTTATAGACGGGCAAAACCTAGCTCAGGCGCTGGAAACAGAAGGCGCATTCAGCGAAACTCAAATTCGCGACTTGTTGAACAATTTGTTGCCAGTACTTGATTTTATCCACTCTCACAACATCATTCACCGCGACATCAAACCAGAAAACATCATTCGCAGATCCCCCCAAGGCGGATCTCCTCCAGGGGGTACAAAAACAGATGAGTTAGTTTTAGTTGATTTTGGAGCTGCTAAATTTGTGAGTGCAGCTGCTTTTCCCAGAACTGGCACAAAGATTGGCACCGCTGAATATTCCGCTCCAGAACAGATGATGGGTAGAGCAGAATTTGGCAGCGACCTGTACAGTTTAGGAGTTACCTGCATTCATCTGCTCACCCAAATGCACCCATTCGATTTATTCAGTATCAGCGAAGATGCTTGGGTGTGGCGAGATTATTTGCACAGTCCGTTGCAGGATCGAAATCTGGGTAAAGTGCTGGACAAAATGTTGGAAAGAGCAACCAGCCGGCGCTATCGTTCCGCGCAAGAAATACTGGAAGAGTTAAATCCTCAACCGACAGCAATCAAAAATTGGAGTAATAGCATTCCTCTGGGAAATCTCTACGGAAACGTTAATACTCCATCGCCAATTCCCAATCAGCAATTACCGATCGCAAATTCCCGATCGCCAATTACTTATATCCAATCTTCTACACTTGTCAAGAACTGGAGATGCGATCGCACCCTCATCGGTCATTCTAACTGGGTGTGGTCGGTTGCCTTCAGTCCCGATAGCAAAACCCTTGCCAGCGGCAGTCGCGACAAAACCATCAAACTTTGGGATTTGCAAACAGGCAAGCAAATTCGCACCCTTTGGGGGCATTCTAACTGGGTGTGGTCGGTCGCCTTCAGTCCGGATGGCAAGACACTCGTCAGCGGTAGCGGAGATAAAACGCTCAAAGTTTGGCAGATACCCAGCGGCAAAATCATCCGCACCCTGGAAGGACATTCCGGCCCAATTTATGCGATCGCTTTCAGTCCAGACGGACGTACAATCGCCAGCGGCAGCGGCGACAAAACTCTCAAAATTTGGGATTGTGGCAGCAGCGAAGCCATCCACACCCTCACCCGTCACTTATTCTGGGTGCGTTGCATTGCCATCAGTCCAGACGGACAAACTCTCGCCAGCGGCGGTTTGGATAACAACATCCATTTGTGGCAGATAAATAGTGGCAGATGGAGTCGCACCTTTGCAGGACATTCTAATTGGGTGCGTTTCATCGCCTTTAGTCCAGATGGACAATTTCTTGCCAGCGCCAGTTATGACAAAACCATCAAAGTTTGGGATCTCTATAGCGGCAAAGAAATTTATACTCTCAGCGAACATACAGACTTAGTTGGGTGCGTTGCAATTAGCCCGGATGGACAGATTTTAGCTAGTAGCAGTCGCGACAAAACTATCAAACTTTGGCAATTAAGTACGGGCAGGGAAATATCTAACATCACAGAGCGATCGGACGCTGTTAGTTATATTACCTTCAGTCCTGATGGGCAAACTCTCGCTGCTGCCAATTTTGACGGCACTATCAATATTTGGCGGTGCGATTAG
- a CDS encoding 2Fe-2S iron-sulfur cluster-binding protein, producing MSKTHTVEIQHQGKTYTLQVPEDVKILNAAQAAGIDLPNSCNAGVCTTCAGQILAGEVDQSDGMGVSPELKAKGYVLLCVAYPRSDLKIVSEKEDEVYHLQFGQYQK from the coding sequence ATGTCCAAGACTCACACCGTCGAAATTCAGCACCAAGGTAAAACCTACACCCTGCAAGTACCGGAAGATGTAAAGATTCTCAACGCCGCCCAAGCCGCCGGCATAGACTTGCCGAATTCCTGTAATGCGGGAGTTTGTACCACCTGTGCAGGGCAAATTTTAGCAGGAGAAGTGGATCAAAGCGATGGAATGGGCGTCAGTCCGGAACTGAAGGCAAAAGGCTATGTGTTGCTCTGCGTAGCTTATCCGCGCTCGGATTTAAAAATTGTCAGCGAGAAAGAAGACGAAGTATATCACCTACAATTCGGACAATATCAAAAATAA
- a CDS encoding SH3 domain-containing protein gives MKNLAKWVKTLTLFSLLSLSLSSVKPTSAAQTNPKLTENRNEYLLAQRCTDRFMMVMTPDGDPINVRDRSNINGKVISTIPNRSVVLRKRFDSSGNWVNIITDRGRGYEGWVWANYLTCGAD, from the coding sequence ATGAAAAACCTGGCAAAGTGGGTAAAAACTTTAACATTATTTTCTTTGTTGTCGCTATCTTTAAGCAGCGTCAAGCCTACCTCTGCTGCACAAACGAACCCTAAGTTAACCGAGAACCGCAATGAATATCTACTCGCTCAGCGTTGCACAGACCGCTTTATGATGGTGATGACTCCAGATGGAGACCCCATCAATGTGCGCGATCGCAGCAACATTAATGGCAAAGTTATCAGCACTATACCTAATAGATCTGTCGTGCTGCGTAAGCGTTTCGATAGTTCGGGAAATTGGGTTAATATTATTACAGACAGAGGACGAGGATATGAAGGTTGGGTATGGGCAAATTACCTAACTTGCGGCGCTGATTGA
- a CDS encoding helix-turn-helix domain-containing protein, whose protein sequence is MLKQKLSLESVIQPEEADAIAKLSQILSLETSQIKLVGSNGEEVIIPESVSSVLRDIVKKIASGQAIYLIPHNHELTTQEAADILDVSKSFLNKLLDEEEIPYIKVGKQRRIRFQDLMKYKEEWDEKRSKFMDEAIKITDEIYGKD, encoded by the coding sequence ATGCTGAAGCAAAAATTGTCGTTAGAGTCAGTTATTCAGCCAGAAGAAGCAGATGCGATCGCCAAATTATCACAAATCCTCAGTTTGGAAACTTCACAAATAAAATTAGTCGGAAGCAACGGAGAAGAAGTTATAATTCCTGAGTCTGTTAGCAGTGTTTTACGCGATATCGTTAAGAAGATTGCATCAGGTCAGGCAATATATTTGATTCCCCATAATCACGAATTGACTACACAGGAAGCAGCTGATATTTTGGATGTCTCAAAATCTTTTTTAAATAAGTTATTGGATGAGGAAGAAATTCCTTATATCAAGGTGGGAAAACAGCGGCGAATTCGTTTTCAAGATTTGATGAAATATAAGGAAGAATGGGATGAAAAACGCAGTAAATTTATGGATGAGGCAATCAAAATAACCGACGAAATATATGGTAAAGACTAA
- a CDS encoding CPBP family intramembrane glutamic endopeptidase, producing MTDPLPNDPEFEPLTRPQLLVAMGVTAILLLVVAKLWLQFGAVSLLKVQWTRLALPIGIGIGLGITAASSLVYRLWPAYRKSADVYLALVLKPLLWPDLIWLALLPGLSEELLFRGVMLPALGLNIPALLVSSICFGVLHLSGIQQWPYAIWATAIGLILGYSALGTGNLLVPIVAHIVTNLVSSCLWKLDSGGNSDSLKT from the coding sequence GTGACAGATCCTTTACCTAACGATCCGGAATTTGAACCTCTTACACGCCCGCAACTTCTAGTTGCGATGGGCGTGACCGCAATCTTATTGTTGGTGGTTGCCAAGCTATGGCTGCAATTTGGTGCAGTCTCCCTTTTAAAAGTCCAATGGACGAGGCTTGCATTACCTATAGGAATTGGCATCGGTCTGGGAATTACCGCCGCTAGTTCCCTGGTTTATCGCCTTTGGCCGGCCTATCGCAAAAGCGCAGATGTGTATCTGGCATTGGTGTTAAAACCCTTATTGTGGCCAGATCTGATCTGGTTGGCATTACTGCCGGGATTGAGCGAAGAATTATTATTTCGAGGCGTAATGCTGCCTGCATTGGGCTTGAATATCCCCGCATTGTTAGTCAGCAGTATCTGCTTTGGTGTGTTGCACCTCAGCGGTATACAACAGTGGCCTTATGCCATTTGGGCTACTGCCATAGGGCTGATACTGGGATACAGTGCCCTTGGGACAGGCAATCTGTTAGTGCCGATCGTCGCTCACATCGTCACGAATCTCGTTTCTAGCTGCCTTTGGAAACTCGATAGCGGCGGAAATTCTGACTCTCTCAAAACTTAA
- a CDS encoding DUF3326 domain-containing protein, which yields MLARPYTVVLIVPTGIGAAIGGYAGDALPVARAIASCCDCLITHPNVLNGASLYWPLPNALYVEGYGLDKFAAGCWGLRPVHQNRIGLILDRAIEPDLQLRHLQAADAARATLGLNLTDCIVTDAPLGVELRTSDSGASWGTIQNLDSLLRAAEVLITKAKAEAIAVVARFPEDIDSQALANYRQGKGVDPVAGAEAVISHSIVRTFQIPCAHAPAFSAPSLDPHLSPRSAAEELGYTFLPCVLVGLSRAPQFVTANSFARHQKRAGERESGRAGEKKSGRREERENRRTEENVHNAFPAPPLPPESIWADRVDAIVIPATACGGSAILSFSQLPAKIICVEENQTQMQVPPESLGIEALRVHSYLEAVGVLVAHRAGINPSALSPDLSPIRSVLKNW from the coding sequence TTGCTTGCACGTCCGTACACAGTTGTATTAATTGTGCCGACTGGCATTGGGGCGGCGATCGGCGGTTACGCAGGAGATGCTTTACCTGTAGCCAGAGCGATCGCCTCCTGTTGCGATTGTCTCATCACCCATCCCAACGTTCTCAACGGCGCTAGTTTATACTGGCCCCTACCCAATGCCTTATACGTTGAAGGTTACGGGCTTGACAAATTTGCCGCTGGATGCTGGGGATTGCGCCCAGTGCATCAAAACCGCATCGGTTTAATCCTCGACCGAGCGATCGAACCCGACTTGCAATTGCGCCACCTGCAAGCAGCCGACGCCGCCAGAGCCACACTGGGACTGAACCTCACCGACTGCATAGTCACAGATGCCCCATTGGGAGTGGAATTGCGAACATCGGATTCTGGTGCATCTTGGGGCACAATCCAAAATCTCGATAGCTTATTGAGAGCAGCTGAAGTATTGATAACGAAAGCTAAAGCAGAAGCGATCGCCGTCGTAGCCCGTTTCCCCGAAGACATCGACAGCCAAGCCCTCGCAAACTATCGCCAAGGCAAAGGCGTCGATCCCGTCGCCGGTGCCGAAGCCGTCATCAGCCACTCGATCGTCCGCACATTTCAAATCCCCTGCGCCCACGCCCCCGCCTTTTCCGCACCTTCCCTCGACCCGCACTTATCGCCCCGCTCAGCCGCCGAAGAATTGGGCTACACCTTCCTACCCTGCGTCCTCGTCGGCTTAAGTCGCGCCCCTCAGTTCGTCACAGCAAATTCCTTCGCTAGGCATCAGAAAAGAGCGGGAGAGCGGGAGAGCGGGAGAGCGGGAGAAAAGAAGAGTGGGAGAAGAGAAGAGCGGGAGAACAGGAGAACAGAAGAAAATGTACATAATGCTTTCCCCGCTCCCCCACTCCCCCCTGAAAGTATCTGGGCCGATCGAGTAGATGCGATCGTCATCCCTGCAACTGCCTGCGGTGGTAGTGCCATCCTGAGTTTCAGCCAACTGCCAGCGAAAATTATCTGCGTCGAGGAAAATCAAACTCAAATGCAAGTGCCTCCAGAATCGTTAGGGATCGAAGCATTACGAGTACACTCGTATTTAGAGGCTGTGGGGGTATTGGTGGCCCATAGAGCAGGTATTAATCCGTCAGCCCTCAGCCCAGACCTCTCTCCCATACGTAGCGTCTTAAAGAACTGGTGA
- a CDS encoding antitoxin family protein — MESNMIQAQTIEAIYEDGVLRPLQTLEGLAEHSRVKITINSEQSLPHPLLQFAGILSDEEAEDLQRMIADEFGKIDPHGW, encoded by the coding sequence ATGGAATCCAATATGATACAGGCTCAAACTATAGAAGCAATTTATGAAGATGGTGTTCTGCGTCCCCTGCAAACTTTAGAAGGTTTAGCAGAACACTCCAGAGTGAAAATTACGATTAATAGCGAACAAAGTTTGCCGCATCCGCTATTGCAGTTTGCTGGTATTCTTAGCGATGAAGAAGCTGAAGATTTACAGCGTATGATTGCAGACGAGTTTGGGAAAATTGACCCTCATGGCTGGTGA
- the purB gene encoding adenylosuccinate lyase: protein MIDRYTLPEMGNLWTETYKLKTWLAVEIAVCEAQAELGYIPAEAVEEIKAKANFDLNRVQEIEAEVRHDVIAFLTNVNEYVGDAGRYIHLGLTSSDVLDTALALQMVASVDVLLERVEDLIQAIRYQAQQHRNTVQIGRSHGIHAEPITFGFKLAGWLAEMHRNRDRLVNLRRSVAVGKISGAVGTYANVEPRVEAIACHKLGLEPDTASTQVISRDRHAEFVQVLALLGASIERFAVEIRNLQRTDVLEVEEFFSKGQKGSSAMPHKRNPIRSERLTGMARVLRGNVVAALENVALWHERDISHSSVERMILPDSCTVAHFMLVEITDLVKNLLVYPENMARNMKVYGGVVFSQRVMLTLVEKGLRREDAYAIVQSCAHQAWNQPEGDFQALISKDERVMQVLSPAEIQACFDPQHHLKHLDEVYQRLSI, encoded by the coding sequence GTGATCGATCGTTATACGTTGCCGGAAATGGGCAACCTGTGGACAGAAACCTATAAACTGAAGACGTGGCTAGCAGTAGAAATTGCAGTTTGCGAGGCGCAAGCTGAACTTGGCTATATCCCGGCTGAGGCTGTTGAGGAAATCAAAGCAAAAGCTAACTTTGACCTCAACCGGGTGCAAGAAATTGAAGCGGAAGTCCGCCACGATGTCATCGCCTTCTTGACAAATGTCAACGAATATGTAGGTGATGCCGGACGCTACATTCACTTGGGTTTAACCAGTTCCGACGTGCTGGATACCGCTTTGGCTCTGCAAATGGTAGCCAGCGTCGATGTATTGTTGGAACGGGTGGAAGATTTAATTCAAGCGATTCGCTACCAAGCGCAGCAACATCGCAACACAGTGCAAATCGGCAGATCGCACGGAATTCACGCGGAACCGATTACTTTTGGGTTTAAATTAGCCGGTTGGTTGGCAGAAATGCACCGCAACCGCGATCGCTTAGTCAATCTTCGCCGCAGCGTTGCAGTTGGGAAAATCTCCGGTGCGGTGGGAACTTATGCTAATGTGGAACCGCGAGTAGAAGCGATCGCCTGTCACAAACTCGGACTGGAACCGGATACGGCATCGACTCAGGTAATCTCGCGCGATCGTCATGCCGAATTCGTGCAAGTATTAGCACTATTAGGTGCATCGATCGAACGCTTTGCAGTCGAAATTCGCAACTTGCAACGCACAGATGTTCTCGAAGTAGAAGAATTCTTCTCTAAAGGTCAAAAAGGTTCTTCTGCAATGCCGCACAAACGCAACCCAATTCGATCGGAAAGATTGACGGGAATGGCAAGAGTTTTGCGCGGTAATGTAGTAGCAGCTTTGGAAAATGTCGCACTTTGGCACGAACGGGATATTTCCCACAGTTCCGTCGAACGAATGATATTACCCGACTCCTGCACTGTCGCACATTTCATGTTAGTAGAAATCACCGATTTGGTGAAAAACCTCTTAGTTTATCCCGAAAACATGGCGCGGAACATGAAAGTTTATGGCGGCGTAGTTTTCAGCCAAAGAGTGATGCTAACCTTGGTAGAGAAAGGTTTGCGCCGAGAAGATGCTTATGCGATCGTGCAATCTTGCGCTCATCAAGCTTGGAATCAACCAGAAGGTGATTTTCAAGCTTTAATTAGCAAAGATGAGCGAGTAATGCAAGTATTATCGCCAGCAGAGATACAAGCTTGTTTCGATCCGCAACATCATCTCAAACATTTGGATGAAGTTTATCAACGGTTGAGTATTTGA
- a CDS encoding PqqD family protein, whose protein sequence is MIKTSENFRINSPKVVHEMIDGEVVIVNLERGDYYSLVKAGAEIWEGLTKGISRVDIMENMVQRYDASRENIETAIDDLIEKLELEELIIIEKTDESIPLNTTNNQSETKANTEKLSFEIPTLQKYTDMEELLALDPIHEVDEMGWPNAKQDL, encoded by the coding sequence ATGATCAAAACGTCTGAAAATTTTAGAATCAATTCTCCTAAAGTAGTACATGAAATGATTGATGGGGAAGTGGTAATTGTCAACCTAGAACGGGGCGATTATTACAGTTTGGTAAAAGCGGGGGCCGAGATTTGGGAAGGGTTAACAAAAGGTATTTCCAGAGTAGATATTATGGAAAATATGGTGCAGCGCTACGACGCCAGTCGCGAAAATATTGAAACCGCGATCGATGACTTGATTGAGAAATTAGAGTTAGAAGAACTGATTATTATTGAAAAAACAGATGAATCGATTCCCTTAAATACAACAAACAACCAAAGCGAAACGAAAGCAAATACAGAAAAGCTTAGCTTTGAAATTCCAACCTTACAGAAATACACGGATATGGAAGAATTGCTAGCTTTAGATCCCATCCATGAAGTTGACGAAATGGGTTGGCCGAATGCCAAACAGGATCTTTAA
- a CDS encoding WD40 repeat domain-containing protein: MMTKNFNCPRDCDAVLGTNSPPLTGAVLGGLQGVKQRLASPSVESRIAALKEALDYGEPGLELVIDALKDESEPIQYNALLLLQQRTEPKAREAIRQSNPYLFFKCVQTLKGHTHQVNSIAIDPDGQTLASCGNKDGNINLWQLNTGEKIRTLAGHTNYVRSLAFSPDGQMLVSGSHDKTIKLWQVSKGEEVATFAGHRNWVISIAISPNGQIIASGSRDKTIKFWQMCTGQEIFTFSGHNGSVYSLAFSADGQTLVSGSKDETIKIWQLSTGQELHTLISHSAPVRSVAISPDGQTIASGSYDKTIKLWDLSTGQKIRTLTGHTEAVRFVTFSPDGQRIVSGSWDKTIKIWQLSTGREICTFTGHTYSVTSIAFNPDGQTLVSGSGNKTIKIWRCD; the protein is encoded by the coding sequence ATGATGACAAAAAATTTCAATTGTCCCAGAGATTGCGATGCCGTACTCGGTACTAATTCACCGCCGTTGACTGGTGCGGTGTTGGGTGGACTTCAGGGAGTCAAGCAGCGCCTAGCCAGTCCATCTGTTGAGTCAAGAATTGCCGCCCTAAAAGAGGCTTTGGATTATGGCGAACCGGGTTTGGAATTGGTGATTGATGCGTTGAAAGATGAGTCAGAACCGATACAGTATAACGCCTTATTGCTATTACAGCAACGAACAGAACCAAAAGCGCGTGAAGCGATACGACAATCCAATCCTTATCTATTTTTTAAGTGCGTTCAAACTCTCAAAGGTCATACCCATCAGGTTAATTCGATCGCGATCGATCCTGATGGACAAACTCTTGCCAGTTGTGGCAACAAAGATGGAAATATCAATCTGTGGCAACTGAATACAGGAGAAAAAATTCGCACACTTGCGGGTCATACCAACTACGTTCGTTCCCTCGCCTTTAGCCCCGATGGGCAGATGCTAGTTAGCGGTAGCCACGACAAAACTATCAAGCTTTGGCAAGTGAGTAAGGGCGAGGAAGTGGCCACGTTTGCGGGTCACAGAAACTGGGTTATTTCTATCGCAATAAGCCCAAATGGACAGATAATCGCTAGTGGCAGTCGTGACAAAACTATCAAGTTTTGGCAGATGTGTACGGGACAGGAAATTTTCACTTTCTCAGGTCATAATGGCTCTGTTTATTCGCTCGCCTTCAGTGCGGATGGGCAGACTTTAGTCAGTGGTAGTAAAGATGAAACAATCAAGATTTGGCAGTTAAGTACCGGGCAAGAATTGCACACGCTTATCAGTCATAGCGCCCCTGTTCGTTCCGTTGCTATAAGTCCGGATGGGCAGACAATAGCTAGTGGCAGCTATGACAAAACTATCAAGCTGTGGGATTTGAGTACGGGACAGAAAATTCGCACCCTCACGGGTCATACTGAGGCAGTTCGTTTTGTCACTTTCAGCCCAGACGGACAGAGAATAGTCAGTGGCAGTTGGGACAAAACTATTAAGATTTGGCAGCTAAGTACGGGGCGGGAAATTTGCACTTTCACAGGTCATACATACTCGGTTACATCTATCGCTTTCAACCCAGATGGACAAACTCTAGTTAGTGGCAGCGGTAACAAGACTATTAAGATTTGGCGGTGCGATTAA
- a CDS encoding NACHT domain-containing protein — protein MNYFKGSVRNRNKLLQAVKSEVKARLEQSLHNAVRVILLKETQPEQMPRLWDIDVKIGRRPTFQLPPETSILEVFEETGGKLMILGTAGSGKTTTLLELANELITAAENDISKPIPVLLNLLSWQQNNQPIADWLIAELNSRYGVPVKVSKRWIKEQQILPLLDGLDELELTQQEQCQQRINELLAGENPPKHLVVCTRMENYKSCNTKLRLHGAVYLRHLSETQIKEYLMKSRSRELWENIKTEPPLLELAKNPLFLNMMALAYEEILIHAWRRIAAKDERREYLLNAYIRRMLTRDMESQFYRQGKQPRPEQMRPWLTWLAKRMSELNQQEFTLEKIDRHWLQTSAQKRLYRMGVLLSLGGILMSKKAIVRTILAKNGYIPKDYPRFLGLATERLFVQKVSGRYRFVHELLQRYLGQLPS, from the coding sequence ATGAATTATTTTAAGGGCAGTGTTCGGAATCGCAATAAATTGCTTCAAGCCGTGAAAAGCGAAGTCAAAGCGCGGCTGGAACAATCATTGCACAATGCGGTGCGAGTTATCTTGTTAAAAGAAACCCAACCCGAACAAATGCCACGACTTTGGGATATCGATGTCAAAATCGGCAGGCGTCCTACTTTCCAGCTACCACCAGAGACAAGCATCCTGGAAGTATTTGAGGAAACTGGTGGCAAGTTAATGATTTTAGGGACAGCGGGTTCCGGTAAAACTACCACCCTGCTGGAACTTGCCAACGAACTAATTACTGCGGCGGAAAATGACATCAGCAAACCAATACCAGTTTTGTTAAATCTGCTATCTTGGCAACAAAATAACCAACCTATTGCAGATTGGTTAATAGCTGAACTAAACTCGCGATATGGTGTGCCCGTAAAGGTTAGCAAACGGTGGATTAAAGAACAACAAATCCTGCCGCTACTCGATGGATTGGATGAACTGGAATTAACGCAACAAGAACAATGTCAGCAACGGATAAATGAATTGTTAGCAGGAGAAAATCCCCCCAAGCATTTGGTAGTTTGTACTCGTATGGAAAATTATAAGAGTTGCAATACTAAGTTGCGCTTGCATGGCGCAGTTTATTTGCGACATCTCAGTGAAACTCAGATCAAAGAATATTTGATGAAGTCCAGAAGTCGAGAACTGTGGGAAAATATCAAAACTGAACCGCCGTTATTAGAATTGGCTAAAAATCCGTTATTTTTGAATATGATGGCGTTGGCATATGAGGAAATTTTAATTCATGCTTGGAGACGAATCGCCGCTAAAGACGAACGCCGCGAATATTTATTAAATGCTTATATTCGGCGAATGCTAACGCGGGATATGGAAAGTCAATTTTATCGCCAAGGTAAACAACCGCGTCCCGAACAAATGCGTCCTTGGTTAACTTGGTTGGCGAAAAGAATGAGTGAATTAAATCAGCAAGAATTTACGCTCGAAAAGATCGATCGTCATTGGTTACAAACTTCCGCACAGAAGCGCTTATATCGTATGGGTGTTTTGCTGAGCTTGGGAGGTATTTTGATGAGTAAAAAGGCAATTGTACGGACGATATTGGCAAAAAATGGTTATATTCCTAAAGATTATCCCCGTTTTCTAGGATTGGCGACAGAAAGATTGTTTGTGCAAAAAGTGAGTGGGCGATATCGTTTTGTGCATGAATTGTTGCAAAGATATTTAGGTCAATTGCCATCGTAG